Proteins encoded together in one Deinococcus irradiatisoli window:
- the rplR gene encoding 50S ribosomal protein L18: protein MSANDTNLRRKLRNRQKVRVAAAPERPRLSVYRSSKYIYAQLIDDTTGTTIAQAGGKALKEGNKTDSAAAVGKALAAAAIEKGVKAVVFDRGQYRYHGRVKALADAAREGGLDF from the coding sequence ATGAGCGCCAACGACACGAATCTGCGCCGCAAGCTGCGTAACCGCCAGAAGGTGCGCGTCGCTGCCGCCCCGGAGCGCCCGCGCCTGAGCGTGTACCGCTCGAGCAAGTACATCTACGCCCAGCTGATCGACGACACCACCGGCACGACCATCGCGCAGGCCGGCGGCAAGGCGCTCAAGGAAGGCAACAAAACCGACTCGGCCGCCGCCGTGGGCAAGGCGCTGGCCGCCGCTGCCATCGAGAAAGGCGTCAAGGCGGTTGTGTTTGACCGTGGCCAGTACCGCTACCATGGCCGCGTGAAGGCGCTCGCAGACGCGGCGCGGGAGGGTGGCCTTGACTTTTAA